The following proteins are encoded in a genomic region of Rhinoraja longicauda isolate Sanriku21f chromosome 28, sRhiLon1.1, whole genome shotgun sequence:
- the LOC144607061 gene encoding cyclic AMP-responsive element-binding protein 3-like protein 3 isoform X1, with translation MTLVTGRMPGECLTPQLDSMELLDLLFDQQDGILCHENFQENGRESTECWEMAQPSIHNGRSNEEILSSILAEAVPASPLWSSAGSDSGISEDHLSDQLDSPQQPFNSPREIESFHRELPFHPGPVSCCPDPCPGVPDVTYPDVDFSINCGDWNTEALEEGARNIPKQPALNNFLTLTVKDLLLSNMSEKQNPPQPYHARELVLNEDEKKLLLKEGTSLPSQLPLTKQEERVLKKIRRKIRNKQSAQESRKKKKEYIDGLENRMAACTAQNHELQRKVIHLEKQNTTLLQQLRKLQALVMHSTGKSAQTSTCIMVLVLSFSLIIFPSFRSFSSSKAANEGDFTPIRVFSRSLHNVESTRVRHMLAKPQHDVSAGMKEEHKDQLALEGTGMVSKQVQTVNDNELTGVFGSLSLGASDALLRNGTASKDITILEDLDPEHGHSLWTKRSSSEMTADHGDEM, from the exons ATGCCGGGAGAATGCCTGACCCCTCAACTGGACAGCATGGAGCTCCTGGATCTACTCTTTGACCAACAGGATGGGATTCTTTGCCATGAAAACTTCCAGGAAAATGGCAGGGAGAGTACAGAGTGCTGGGAGATGGCACAGCCCAGT attcacaatgggAGAAGTAACGAAGAGATCCTGTCCTCCATTCTGGCAGAAGCTGTCCCTGCCTCCCCGCTTTGGTCCTCGGCTGGCAGTGACAGTGGGATATCTGAAGACCACCTGTCTGATCAGTTGGACAGCCCACAGCAGCCATTCAACAGCCCCCGAGAAATCGAGAGTTTCCACAGGGAGCTGCCTTTTCATCCTGGCCCAGTGTCCTGCTGCCCAGACCCTTGTCCAGGAGTTCCAGATGTGACATACCCAGATGTGGATTTCTCTATTAACTGTG GTGACTGGAATACTGAGGCGCTTGAGGAAGGAGCACGCAACATTCCAAAACAGCCTGCTCTGAACAATTTCCTCACACTCACTGTCAAGGACCTACTGCTCTCAAACATGTCGGAGAAG CAGAACCCACCACAGCCATACCATGCCCGGGAGCTGGTGCTCAACGAAGATGAGAAGAAGTTGCTGTTGAAAGAAGGCACATCTCTTCCATCACAGCTGCCATTGACTAAG CAAGAAGAACGGGTTTTGAAGAAGATCAGGAGAAAGATCCGGAATAAACAGTCTGCTCAGGAGAGTCGCAAGAAGAAAAAGGAGTATATCGATGGCTTAGAAAACAG GATGGCTGCCTGCACGGCCCAGAACCATGAGCTACAGAGGAAGGTCATCCATTTGGAGAAGCAAAATAC GACATTGCTGCAGCAGCTGAGAAAACTCCAAGCCTTGGTCATGCACTCTACTGGCAAGTCTGCACAGACAAGCACATGCATTATG GTGCTGGTGTTGTCCTTCAGTCTGATCATATTCCCCAGCTTCAGGTCCTTCAGCTCCAGTAAGGCTGCAAATGAAGGTGACTTCACTCCGATAAGAG TATTTTCTAGGTCTCTGCACAATGTGGAGTCAACCCGTGTGCGTCATATGTTGGCCAAGCCTCAGCATGACGTTTCAGCAGGGATGAAGGAGGAACATAAAGACCAGCTCGCTTTGGAGGGCACTGGCATGGTCAGCAAACAGGTCCAAACTGTGAACGACAATGAACTCACTGGGGTCTTTGGAAGTCTCTCTCTTGGCGCGTCTGATGCTTTGCTCAGGAATGGCACCGCTTCCAAGGACATCACAATCCTTGAAGATCTCGACCCTGAACATGGGCATTCACTCTGGACTAAACGCAGCTCTTCTGAAATGACCGCTGACCATGGAGATGAAATGTAG
- the LOC144607061 gene encoding cyclic AMP-responsive element-binding protein 3-like protein 3 isoform X2 yields MTLVTGRMPGECLTPQLDSMELLDLLFDQQDGILCHENFQENGRESTECWEMAQPSIHNGRSNEEILSSILAEAVPASPLWSSAGSDSGISEDHLSDQLDSPQQPFNSPREIESFHRELPFHPGPVSCCPDPCPGVPDVTYPDVDFSINCGDWNTEALEEGARNIPKQPALNNFLTLTVKDLLLSNMSEKNPPQPYHARELVLNEDEKKLLLKEGTSLPSQLPLTKQEERVLKKIRRKIRNKQSAQESRKKKKEYIDGLENRMAACTAQNHELQRKVIHLEKQNTTLLQQLRKLQALVMHSTGKSAQTSTCIMVLVLSFSLIIFPSFRSFSSSKAANEGDFTPIRVFSRSLHNVESTRVRHMLAKPQHDVSAGMKEEHKDQLALEGTGMVSKQVQTVNDNELTGVFGSLSLGASDALLRNGTASKDITILEDLDPEHGHSLWTKRSSSEMTADHGDEM; encoded by the exons ATGCCGGGAGAATGCCTGACCCCTCAACTGGACAGCATGGAGCTCCTGGATCTACTCTTTGACCAACAGGATGGGATTCTTTGCCATGAAAACTTCCAGGAAAATGGCAGGGAGAGTACAGAGTGCTGGGAGATGGCACAGCCCAGT attcacaatgggAGAAGTAACGAAGAGATCCTGTCCTCCATTCTGGCAGAAGCTGTCCCTGCCTCCCCGCTTTGGTCCTCGGCTGGCAGTGACAGTGGGATATCTGAAGACCACCTGTCTGATCAGTTGGACAGCCCACAGCAGCCATTCAACAGCCCCCGAGAAATCGAGAGTTTCCACAGGGAGCTGCCTTTTCATCCTGGCCCAGTGTCCTGCTGCCCAGACCCTTGTCCAGGAGTTCCAGATGTGACATACCCAGATGTGGATTTCTCTATTAACTGTG GTGACTGGAATACTGAGGCGCTTGAGGAAGGAGCACGCAACATTCCAAAACAGCCTGCTCTGAACAATTTCCTCACACTCACTGTCAAGGACCTACTGCTCTCAAACATGTCGGAGAAG AACCCACCACAGCCATACCATGCCCGGGAGCTGGTGCTCAACGAAGATGAGAAGAAGTTGCTGTTGAAAGAAGGCACATCTCTTCCATCACAGCTGCCATTGACTAAG CAAGAAGAACGGGTTTTGAAGAAGATCAGGAGAAAGATCCGGAATAAACAGTCTGCTCAGGAGAGTCGCAAGAAGAAAAAGGAGTATATCGATGGCTTAGAAAACAG GATGGCTGCCTGCACGGCCCAGAACCATGAGCTACAGAGGAAGGTCATCCATTTGGAGAAGCAAAATAC GACATTGCTGCAGCAGCTGAGAAAACTCCAAGCCTTGGTCATGCACTCTACTGGCAAGTCTGCACAGACAAGCACATGCATTATG GTGCTGGTGTTGTCCTTCAGTCTGATCATATTCCCCAGCTTCAGGTCCTTCAGCTCCAGTAAGGCTGCAAATGAAGGTGACTTCACTCCGATAAGAG TATTTTCTAGGTCTCTGCACAATGTGGAGTCAACCCGTGTGCGTCATATGTTGGCCAAGCCTCAGCATGACGTTTCAGCAGGGATGAAGGAGGAACATAAAGACCAGCTCGCTTTGGAGGGCACTGGCATGGTCAGCAAACAGGTCCAAACTGTGAACGACAATGAACTCACTGGGGTCTTTGGAAGTCTCTCTCTTGGCGCGTCTGATGCTTTGCTCAGGAATGGCACCGCTTCCAAGGACATCACAATCCTTGAAGATCTCGACCCTGAACATGGGCATTCACTCTGGACTAAACGCAGCTCTTCTGAAATGACCGCTGACCATGGAGATGAAATGTAG